The stretch of DNA TGTGATTTTTCTTGGTGCACTTGTCTGTTCATTGAGCATTGGGtcaacaaggtccttttcatcTGATTTTGTGGCACCTTCAAGCAATTTGTTGTAGTACCCAGTAATTTTCCGAGCACCAACACCCACAAAAGCTTGCCATATCTGCAGGGAAACCAACAATATGTGAGCATAAAGGCATTGAACCTCACACGAAATCCAGACAAATGTGAAATTGAAAATCTGGTTTGTGGCTGCACCTCTCCTCTAAGAGCCATTGGCACGCCCCCACGAACCAAGCTCTCAAGCTCCTCCTTCCAAGGAAAATAAGACCCATGCTTGCCTCCCTCCAGAGCAGTACCTGTAGAAGCATCAGGTGTCTCCTGCCCAAGCTCCACATTATCTGCAACATGAGGCACAGCCTCTGCTGGATCCCCTTCATGACTCACTTCTGcagttctttcttcctcttcaaTAGAAGCAAGCTGTGTTGCAACCTTTCCATGAATATCATTTGCACAATCATCTCTCTTCACCACCCGAGAGCTCATCATTTTCTCAATGATGCTAAGTGCTGCCCGTACACGCCTCTGGGACTCAACTTTTATGGGCTTCAGTTGATCCAACAATCCCTTGTCCAAAAAGAGTTCTACCAGCTTTTCCAAGTTACCACTATTCCCATCTTCCATTTCTTCGGAGCCTCCATTTGAATCTCTTAATTCTTCCGTGTCCCCATTCACTTCCTTCAAGTCCTCTGAGGCTTTGGTCGCCTCTTCAGGCCTACTACTAGTCTCCTCTTCCACTTTGTCCAAGTTGTCAGTTACATCTTTCTGATCTTCTGACACGCCATTTCCTTCTTGCAATTCATTCCTGGCATCAGTTTCATTGGGGTCTTCCAATTTATTGTTATCTTCTGCATTCTCCATTTCCTCatcttcttttttatcacaaTGCATTCCGGCACTTTTGTTCTCTTCCACTTTCCCTGCTCCTGCATCaccatctctggcagcagcatATGGCGAAACGCCGGGTGTGGCGGGCACATTCACATAATCAGCCAACCTGTCGAAGAAGTCTCTCCATCTGTgcgccctctcctcctcctcttcctaaCAAACAACcatacaaaaaaattataaacttCCCCAGAAACAAACAAGGAACAGAACATTTCCACTCTGGCAAAGTTAATTACCATGTAAATCTTGGCGTACTCGCGGAATCGCTGGACATGCTGCGGCCGCACCGCGAATCCATATGCATCCCTGCGCCAAACCTCAGCACCATCAGCCATGGCTCCCGGGGGAAACCCCAACCAAGGCATTAGCATTAGCACCCCCGGGGGGGCAGGCAGTACGAATATGAGGAACAAAACAACAGACGATACTAGAAGAGAAGAGGAAGCGAGCAAAGTGGGGAAAGGAGGCGCCCTTTTTGTGGGGTTTACCGTGGGGACTCGGCGTCCATGGGGATCACCGCGCATTAAAGAAGAAGCGACAGGGCGACCTCCTCGGCAGCGCACGGCATGGATTGACCGAAGCCATAAACCCTAGCCCGCGCGGGCCCCGAGATCCACGCACATGGGAAGGGGAAATTCCGGTTGAAAAAGGAATCAGGGATTGCAGCGGATTGCGGCAAGGCCGGGTGGAGCCTTGCGCTGGCGTTAATTGCAGCGCACCCGCGCTGCCCGCGGCGCCCGAGGGGAGGCCCAGGCGCGATGCGACGAAGATGaattggagaagaagaagaagatgcggCAGCGCGGATCGAGGAAGGCGAGGAGGagaccaaaaaaagaaaaaaaaaactcatcttGCGTCGACGCGAGGCCGCGAGGGCGCGGTGCACGTGGCGCGCGGCACGACGATGTCGCGCGCGCCCTGTGCCGCGCTCCCGCCCCTGCCCCCTGCATGGATTCCATTTCAATTAACCGGGGAGTAGTGTACGGTGCTTCACCTCTTGTACTCGAAGTCGAATCCcatggtggccgccgccgccgccgccgccgccccgcggccCGCGGCGCGCGCCGTGGTGGCCAGTCGATGCGCAGCGACTCGACGGGGGGCTCGTACCGGCCGGTGCGGAGTTGCCCTGCAGCGCGAAGCGGCTTGTGGGGCGGAAGGGGACGACGACGGAGAGCTTGGAATGGGATTAGAAACTAATCGCCTGGGTTTGACCTGGATTTGGAGCGAGATTGGTCAAAAATGGGGGTCACTATAGTAGCACCCGATCTAtgctctgctgctgcttcttcttcttcttgagggagaaaaaaaaaagatcaggcAATTCGGGCAATGGAGCAGCCATACTTGTGGTACTTTAATCATGGCACGGTGCCGCTCGCGCGTGATGCTACTATTCCCGTGTCAGGTCGCAACCAGCTTTGACCCTACCTAGTACTGTACCTACGAGAACTTTTTCGGCGCCCGGTGGttgtggccgtgtttggttaggaggtgaaaaaaatttcatgaaaaaTTTACCCCATCTTTGATCAAAGCAATGTAAACTTTTTCCTATGTTTGGTAAAAACAATTGTGCGGCGCTGGGAGATGCGCACGGTTAGTGGGCTGTGAGTCCCGCCAGAGAGCCCATCCCATCAGGCCAGCGACAACCAAATATATACAATCTATTTCATCAAAAAATTTCCCTCCACTTAACCAAACAGGGCAGCCTGATTCGTGCCACGCACAAGTGTGCAGACCATGATCAAGTGTACGAGCACGGTGCAGTATACCAAACGGTGGTTGTTGCGCTTGAAATGCCACAGAAATGCGGTATCGAATCAGCAGCAGCGCGGATTGAGGAATGAGCATTACtcactcctggctgtgatgagtgaattgtcaaccgtgcagtgtgatcgtgtgcttggtctttagttgcaggtacatgggcgtcgagtgtcgacggtgagctgccgtagaggtgttgtggccgatggaccgtgtggtggacggcggtgaagggcagccgggaccggagctcgggctggGCGGCAGTTGCGGCGTCCACTTCTGGATTGAGGGCGCAAGCACCGGTGGATGGCggatttcttggtttgcgccacaaaaccaagctggcagacggcggttgaagacgccaagtcgtggaggcacgggcgtcggtctcgggactgacggaggtgacgggcgtcgatgGCATCTAGGGCCtcactgcgggcgaggaggtgacgggcgtcgggcggcgtctagggccgtcagaaggccgaggcgggaatggcgtccagggccacggcgtggaggcgggaatctttccgtgcgtggagttttggcggttttcacaaaaccggccacctcacCGGGTTTCGTGGACCCCTCAAAACTGCGGATCAGATCTGCATCGatgtggcggcatcgcggagaagacttcgagtcgaagaaagaaactccgccgtcggatgagatcttgtaccctttccggttttgcctctacgggcgttttagtgtaCGAGTCAGGGTGGAGGTCATTTCTGAGaagggactggtctgaccggtctgtgagaccggtctgaccggtcgctcaCGAGGTCGTATAAATACATCTCACCTGCCCCTTGGACAGGTGAGCCTCCAAGCCACGAgtcttttctatttttccttgcTCCTCTCTCTGTTCTAGGGTTAGGCCGAGGTCTCCATGGAAAACGTGGTCTAGATTATAGCTAGGTCCACAAATTTGAGAGGGTGGATGAATGGGTGGAGGTCTAGCTCTTGTATAGGTGATTTCCTCTATAAATCACgatgaatttgaatgaaatcgAGGACCCTTTTGAGCAGCTCTCTTGTGTTCCCATTTATTTTTTGTTCATGGATTGATTTCCACTCTTTTGGTGGTTTTTGAGATTAAAGCTTTCTCTTGGTGGGTTTAGGGACTCCGTGATTTGCTTCTCGACCATCTAGCCTAGAGCTAAACCCCCGAGAATCACGAGTCCCTCGGATTGAGGTTTTTGGAGTTTTTGGAAAACCCTCTTTTGCCTCTTTCCCCCTCGAAATTCTAGTGATCCTTTGTGTTTTGGATTGATTCTTTTTGTGGAGAGGCTCGTCTCTATCCCAGGAAGCTCCCTGCAaattttgagaccatttggtgaTGATTTGAATGAGTAATCTTGAAATCACCTCGAGTTCGCGGGCTGGAATTCTGCTTCTGGGTAGaagcggtctaaccggttgggaATTTCAAATCCGGCCCGACCGGCCTAagcgagcggtctgaccggtctctgacTGTGAGATTTGCAGTTTTTCTCGATCGCTTCAGTGTTTTCTCTCGCTCGTTCCTAGGGCTGATTTGTATTGGTTTAGCTCTTctatagctactccacacttcATCTAGGACTTGAGGGTTTGTGGTGaatttcgggatataggccgacggatcgatttcgaaataaattttgatcggctcccattcacccccctctgatcgccagtttcggtccctcacggATCACCAACCCGATGGGTGTTTTCAGCCTGTCACGCTCCCGACTTCCATCTTCCCATACACAAATCCTGACCGCAGACGTGAGCTGCGGTCGCAAAAAATGTGTAACTAACTTCTTTCAAGTGTAACTAACTTCTTTCTTCCTGAGGGCCGATTTCCATCTCCGGACACTGATTCCTTTGTAactaatatttttcttttttttaatgaaaaacgtgtGCAGACACAATGGCGAAAAAAAGATGTGAGCTGCGGTGCACGGTTCAAGGCTGGACCGAAGAGGACATGGCTCCTGCTGCAGTGCGGTTCCGGAAGATCTGGTGGTGAGGGTGGGTCCCATAGGGTTCGTTAGGGCGGCATGACCCACAGCAGCCAAAGAATCGTGCAAGGCGCTGCCGGGCGtgcgccttttttatttttatatttttcgaaaacattttttaaagaaatatattttcaatatcacaatttacagttttgtaccctgCCGTCCGGCAGAGGGCCTGCCGcccagcagcggggcggcagggacttatatgtaaattttaaaaaatgccGCCAATCcactgggcggcagggggcctgccgcccgccagggggcggcaggctccctgcTGTGGACAACTTGCTGTGGCCATTAGATGTGTTTTAGATATGGATACAAATAAAAACCATTAGTAAAGaacatgaatatgaaaagtataagcTAGCAATTCACACACATAcgcaaatgagaacgaaataggtgatgtatgagaacgaaataagtataacatgatgacatgtccataacaaaaatacagaaacaactagaagcacatcctaaccaccccggccaccccggccatgtcgatctcttttacgctgagcgtggacgtggtctgtagagtaggtgtgtcgctatggaggccctacgtctctacctggacgtccggtgggcacaggtgtctggaaggtaATATCGGCCTGcgggttaggtgtagaaaataaccgactccaattttcgaagttcgcctcaaaggtatcctgtgtgggccctatacagtagcaattaagatatcttaatatcgtcttataagtcatatatttttgtatatattcatcatacgtacctggtggtggtggatacgaggaatgacccatatcaggaagctggtggtggtgcctgtgttggtagaaatgacatccctgcagttggtgccatggtactaaactgagtccctccgtgaggttgGTAAGGTGGGTGCgcatcacctgtatggactgagaattaattgttggcttcaaagtaggaagttagtaagtatcctcacgtacctggataatgctgctgagaccaataaggtgcttgggaagactgctgctgtgtgggaccacaaggaaacgacgtcgaggcttgagacgaaccgtacgagtcatcgtacgatgtccgcctaccaaaggcttcaagcatAGAATGGGAtctttgtgaaactcgggtccaggccgactcttgctcatttcctatccatcatagatccccctcgaatcctcatcaaattcgccctggcatctaagtccatcaacctgcacatttcaaactacaagcaagaaaaaaaggcattaacactgtaatccaaagtaattgaaaagcgatgataactttgactcaccgccccagctaatgcttCGTCCCTATGTCGTGCGTACCCATCCTGTGctgtcgcaacatgcggctgtggttgcatgtcagcatatatcaagcggcaacgagtctgaggctggtaccagctcaggtacgccctgtacgaagcctccgtgtgtgcaggggtcgcaagcgccacgttctcctctgtctggtcccagccatcgacccaaggctgcacccttgtcacccacatgttggagaagggttgcccagtcctcgataaactaaatattgaaaacaatttagtcaaatatgattagttaactatacaatgcatagtcactgaaatagtatatgaattgttacctgtggtcatggcgttcgacccgatccaatgctgacggcacaggatacaactgactttgaccgaactgtctcctgactctgtccgggcagtgagcctcaatgtaaacgtcgtacaccaacgctgtagttgtcatccataaggcctggtcctgaaagcaaaccgaagatatcccgatcggtgcacgagcgtttatagccaactcggagtagggctcccacacgacgtcttcaggtgtcaaccgatcaaactcagccacaaaatcaggataggcccgacgagactgtacgtgggcccacctcttctgcacaaaattaataataatatgtacaaataagaaatacaaagagggTAAAACAAAACAACAGAATTGCCAACAGAATAGTACGAGTAGTAGTTATTTCCGTACCTGACGagcgtaccagagagtccccatggtgggcctatcgtcctcggtgtcaccgtacatatccagctcatacggtgagtggtcgacaagcgggcgaccaattgctatcctctcgtacgaccaaagttgtagcagaattggacatcctgtaagaattgcattgtgcttattttgcaccgatgccttgcagaggtcacggtacgtggctgcaagtaccgctgcACCCCAACTGTATCgaggcatttcctccacagctGCCTCTGCGATCTCCAGTGCGTAAGGAACAAGCACCATATCCACATAggccccgtgtgagttgttgaacattatgtatccaaacaaccacaacaggtatgcctcaagggatcgagtgacgctatcatcatcagcatcatgtgccaaattgtcggGCTACATAGAAATGATGAACATTTATTAGTAcgagatcaattataaaataaaaccataactgcactagtaaaaagcataactctaacattaatCGTTCCATAACAAGGTATGTACCTGGAACTAGAAGATCCATGCCTTGGCAGggcctgttgcttttgggtgctcttctacatcaatcgcgatgtcaatatttgcaaaacgctcttctagatcgtccaaccacgtaggcgggacgacacgaggccctacggcatccccactgataggaagacccagcagcatcgcaacgtcctgtagggtcggtgtcatctccccacaagggaggtggaaggtgtttgtctcaggcctccatctatcaactagagccgtgtcatctccccacaagggaggtggaaggtgtttgtctcaggcctccatctatcaactAGAGCCGTAAGTAGAGACCTGTCCAGCTGTACTaaaccactctcagcaagacgacctataataagaagaccagcctcactcaacctgaaaaatagaacgatcaaatgtaagtacattatgtacgaaacgtatacgaaacaaacgtatttttaaaaacataatccgacgacatatcacctgggcacccatcgtggctcaacaggaataaactccgctggtggacgtggacgcagcacgttaagtttcacgcgcTGAACCACAGCAAgaaaggaccggtgcgacgagtctatgactccgtcaagtagagctggcgtatctccggccatacctaacaaaaaaaatataagttttctgcat from Panicum virgatum strain AP13 chromosome 9K, P.virgatum_v5, whole genome shotgun sequence encodes:
- the LOC120652759 gene encoding TBC1 domain family member 2B-like isoform X7: MADGAEVWRRDAYGFAVRPQHVQRFREYAKIYMEEEEERAHRWRDFFDRLADYVNVPATPGVSPYAAARDGDAGAGKVEENKSAGMHCDKKEDEEMENAEDNNKLEDPNETDARNELQEGNGVSEDQKDVTDNLDKVEEETSSRPEEATKASEDLKEVNGDTEELRDSNGGSEEMEDGNSGNLEKLVELFLDKGLLDQLKPIKVESQRRVRAALSIIEKMMSSRVVKRDDCANDIHGKVATQLASIEEEERTAEVSHEGDPAEAVPHVADNVELGQETPDASTGTALEGGKHGSYFPWKEELESLVRGGVPMALRGEIWQAFVGVGARKITGYYNKLLEGATKSDEKDLVDPMLNEQTSAPRKITQPEKWKGQIEKDLPRTFPGHPALDEDGRNALRRLLTAYARHNPSVGYCQAMNFFAGLFLLFMPEENAFWALVGVIDDYFDGYYTEEMIESQVDQLVLEEVVRERFPKLAKHMDFLGVQVGWVTGPWFLSIFINMLPWESVLRVWDVILFEGNRTMLFRTTLALLDLYGPALVTTKDAGDAITLLQSLAGSTFDSSQLVLTACMGFQSVREMGLQELRKKHRPEILTAMEERSKDRNSWKDKKGLATKLYSFKHDPSFVCSPVKSKEGEDGLKLNGDTGSTNLETYLSTSSILENDLDQGVDLQDQVSWLKVELCKLLEEKRSADLRSEELETALMEMVEHDNRRTLSAKKRLTG